The Spiroplasma endosymbiont of Crioceris asparagi genome contains the following window.
TGTTCGTCTTTAATTAATCCCTCAATTATTTCATCAATATTTCCTTCCATAAATTGATCTAATTTTTGAAGAGTCATATTTATTCTGTGATCAGTTACTCTATTTTGACCATAATTATAAGTTCTTATTTTTTCACTACGATCTCCAGTACCAACAGCATTTTTTCTCAATGAGTCTGCTTCTGATTGTTGTTTTGCTTGTTCTGCTTCATACACTTTTGATCTAATCATCATCATTGCAGTTGCTTTATTATCATGTTGACTTCTTCCATCCTGAGAAGCGGCCACTATTCCAGTTGGTATGTGTGTTATTCTAACTGCTGAATCTGTTGTGTTAACATGTTGACCACCAGCACCTGATGATCTATATGTATCAATTCTTAAATCTGATGGTTTAATTTCAATTTCAACATCATTCATTTCTGGTAAAACAGCAACTGTAGCAGTTGATGTTTGAACTCTTCCTTTTGATTCAGTTTTGGGAACCCTTTGTACTCTATGAGACCCTGATTCAAATTTAAGTTTAGAATAAACATCTTTACCTTTTATCATTAAAGATATTTGTGCAAACCCACCAGCAGGTGAATCTGATCTGTCCAAAATATTAATCTTTCAATTATTTTTTTCAGCATATTTAGAATACATTCTAAAAAGATCTCCAGCAAAAATATTTGCTTCATCACCACCAGCTGCACCCCTAATTTCCATAATAATATTTTTATCATTATTTGGATCCTTAGGTAAAAGCATTAAGTGAATTTCTTCATTTAGTTTATTCATTTTTTCTTCTGATTCTTCAATTTCTAAAGCTGCTAATTCTTTTAAATCTTTATCTTTTTCAGTTTTTAATATAGTTTTAGCTTCCTCATAATTTTTTTCGGCAGCTTTATATTCTTTATACTTTTCAGCAACATCGACAATAGCTGACTTTTCTTTATTTAATTTTTTAAAGTTTTCCATGTTTTTTGTAACATTAGGATCAGCTAAATTATTATCTATCAATTCAACTTTTTTTAAGATTGCTTCTAAAACTTCAATTGTTTTTTTATCCATATTTTTCCTTTATCATTATTTGGGTTTTACATAACAATGTCGACATCTTGCTTGATATTCATTTGCCCCTGAAATTAATATAATTGGAGAATCAGGTGATGCTTCTTCTCCTTTTTTAATATCAATTCTTTGTGTTTTGTTTGCTAATCCACCGCAAACAAAACAAATGGCTGATAATTTTTCCACATATTCAGCTTGTGGCAATAATTCATAGACATTTTTAAAAGGATTAGACATGAAATCTTTATCTAGTCCATTAGCAACTATTATATATCCATTATCTGCTAATTGAGAAACAACATCTACAATTTTTGTATCAAAAAATTGTAACTCATCAATGCCAATAACATCAACTTTTTTTGTTTTTTCAATTTCATTTAAAGCCTTTAATAATTCTTCAGTGTCTTTAACAGGTACAGCATCAATGCTAACACCGTGATGTGTTTGAACTTTTGTAACTGAATATCTTTTATCAATTTCTGGTTTAAATACAACAATGTTTTTTTTACCATATTTATATCTTAGGAGTCTTCTAATAAATTCTTCTGTTTTACCAGCAAACATACACCCAACAATTAATTCTATTCAACCTGTTTTATAATTTAAAATTGGCATTGACATTTTATTGACCCCCACTATTTTCTATTTCTTCAATAACTTTTTTGATGTCATTAAAATTATTTAAAGAGCAACCGGCTGCATATTTATGACCGCCCCCATTAAATTTTTTGGCAATGTTATCAACATCTAAATACTTAGATCTAAGTGATAATTTTATTTCAGTATCATTTTTTTCATAACCCAAAAATCACAAATCTATTTCTTTTAAACCACTCATTAAGCTTAAACACATTTTAACGTTTTCTAAAGAAACAATGTTTTCATAGTCTTCTTTTTTAATTATTAAATAAGCATATTTTTTTTCTTTATTTCAAACTATTTTAGAAAACATTTTGTTTTTTCATATTTGCAAATTAAGCGGTATTGAATACAAGGATGAATAAATATCAACATGGTTAATTCCTAATGAAAACAATTTTGAACCCATAATCATTGTATTTTCGTTAACTTCATTATACAAAAAGCGCCCTGTATCTGTTACTAAACCTTTAAATAAATTTTCTGCTGCTAATTTATTTATTTTATATTTCATTGCTAATGCTCATTCAAATATAACTTGAGTACAAGCAGGAATGTGTTCATCAATTAATTTATAGTCACCAAAATCAGAATCAGTTTTTTTGTGGTGATCAATCTTAATTATTTTATTAGCTTGATTTCAAAATTTAAAATCAATTCTTTCAAAATTTGCAACGTCAACTGTTATTAAAAGTGATTCCTTAATTAAATTTTCATTTAATTTTTTATCATCAAATGTTTCATTTTTATTTAAGTTATCCCCAACTATAAAAACATTTTTATCTTTATAATTTTCTTTAATAATTTCTGCTAAACCAACTGCGCTCCCTTGTGCATCTCAATCGGGCATGACATGTTTGGCAATTATAATATTTTTATATTTTTTTATAACATTTGAAATGTCTTTGTAAATTTTATTTTTAGCCATGCTTTCCCTCTATATAATTTTTAAAATTGAATTGAAGTCAAAATAAAGCGAAACATTTTCATCAATTTTATACTTGTTATTGCTTTGAAATGAAATGAAATGTCCTTGATTATCAATGCCAGAATAAAGATTTGAACCAGCTTCACCAACACCTAAAACTTTCACTTTTATTTTAATATAATTACTTTCTAAATTTTTTTTATTATCTTTAATTCCAAGAGGATTTAAATAGACAAAACCCTTTTTCTTAAATTTAATATTTCTACTATTATTTAATGTTTTTCCCATAATTTTTATAGTGTTGTTTTCTTCATAACGATAAGCGATTTTGTTTTGTTTGCCAAGAATTTTATCAATTTTGACAATATTTTCTTTTAAATAATCACTTAAATTAATTTGCATTGTTCTGTGATCATTTAATTGATAAATATTATCTTGTGTAAATGAAATACTATTTAAGACTTCATCGATAATTATTATTGATTTATTTTTTTCAGTTTTTAGTACATTGCTTAAAGTTTTAAATAAATCAAGCAATTCATTTTCATTCATGTTTTTGGTAATTTTATATAAAATAATATTTTTTCGATCAAACAAAAATGATTGAATTATTTTGACATAACTAGTATAAAGATTATTTTTAATAAAAATATTTTTAAAATTAATTCTTAATTTTCCAGTTAATCTTTCAACATCTTTTTGAACTTGTGTATAAATATTTTCTTTTTTCTTTTGAAGCATTTTTTTGTAGTTTTCAAAGTTAGCGGGAATTCCATAAACTAATTCACTATTTAAAACTTTCTCATGATATTCATGTGTCCACTCAACAATTTTTGATCTAAAAATAATCATTTCATCATTTAAACCTTGAAAAATAATTTTCTCTTGTTTTTCAATAAAGTTTTTACGTTCATTTTCAGAAATAACTACTCAAGGACAAATCTCATCAATTTTTTTTATTTTTTTCTTAGTTTTTTTATTAACGTATGAAATAATTTGTTGTGTTAAATTATTTAAAATAAAGTTGTTGGCTTTAATTTTTGACTTCAATCTTGAAACCTCAATATCAATCAAACTTAATTGTCTTTTTACTATATAAAATGTTTCTTTAAAGGCTAATTTATTTAAAACTTCTTTTTTATTTCTTAAAAATGTTTTTTTGTTTTTATATTCACAAAAACACATATTTCTCATATCCACAAGCGTATATATTTTATCTCACAAACTTTGATAGAAGATTTTTAGTAAAGCTTGTTGTCTAAGTTTTTCATACATAAAAAAATACTCTTTAAGAAGATTTTTTAAATCATTACTAAAACCGAATTCTTCTAATTCAATTTTTTTGTTGTTGTATTCCATTCTTTGATCAAAAAAATCTTTTACCATTTGTGTTTCAACTTCTTTTACTGAATTAACAAATGCTCTAAGTTTTTCATCAATCTTTTCTTTAAGTCTAAGTTCTGTTAAATTATTCTTTGATTGCTTATAACTTAAATATTCAAATTTATTCTCATAATAATTACTTTTATATTTTTTAAAAGCTTTGGAATCTAACAACACAGAAAAATAAAAATATATTTCTTTTGTCACAAAACGTCGTCAAATTTCATTAGGTTTAATTGAAACTATTTTTCTTTTGGTTCATGAACTTGCAACCCTGTCATATCCATTTATTTTAAAAACTCCTGACTTAATATTATTTTTTCCGTTAAGTGCAAGATAAAAATTTTTAAGCAATAAAGATTCTTCTGAAATCACAAATTTAATCTGATTGTTTCCAATTTCAAAATCTATTTTTTTGGGCTTAAATTGTTTTTTAGTAAACTCTAATTTTTCAATTTTATAACTCATAATCTATCCTATACATATTTTAATATGTTTTCTTAAATAAAAAACCAGTTATATTAAAACTGGTTTTAATTAATGATTAAATTATTTTTTTGCTTCTGTTTCTTTGTTATTTACTTTAACTTCAGAAGTTTTTTCTTCTTTTTTAGCGGCTACTTTAATTTCTTTAGTTTCACCATCATTAGAACTTGTTACTTTTGATAATTCTTTTAAGTCTGATAAATCTCTAACTATTTTTTCTTTTTTATTATGTTTTTTATTTTCTGATTTAGTTTCAAAATGTTTTGCCTCTAATTTTTCTTTTTGAGCAAATCTCTCTTTGAATTTTTCAACCCTTCCTTCAGTATTTGAAAAGTTTTGTTTTCCTGTGTAAAAAGGGTGGCATTTTGAACATGTGTCAATTCTTACGTCTTGTGATAATGTGGTTCCAACTATTAATTTATTACCACATGTTGCACAAATAAAGGTTGCGTTGTCAAAATATTTAGGATGTATATTTTCTTTTGGCATGTTATTCTCCTTAACAATATATTAGATTATAACAAATAATTAATAAAATTATAAAGATAATAAGTTTTGAAAATATATTTTAAAATATTTTAGTTCCTCCCTTTCCATGAATAACATTTTTTGCTTCCTCTAATGAACCTATATAAGACTCAATTTTGGTTTTTTCTACAAAAGACATAGCTGCTTGAATTTTGGGCAACATGCTTCCTGGAGCAAATTGATTTTCATCAATATATTTTTTACAATCTAATAATGAAATTTCATCAAGACTTATTTGGTTTTCTTTTTTATAATTAATCATTACTTTGTTAACTGCTGTTAAAATTATGAACTTGTCTGCTTTAATTATTTCTGCAACTTTTGCTGCTGCAAAATCTTTATCAATAACTGCTGCCACACCAACATATTCATCTTTTTCTTTAATTACAGGTATTCCCCCACCACCAGCTGTTATTGTGACAAAATTAGATTCCATCATTTTTTTTATCACTTCTTTTTCAACTATATCGATAGGTTTTGGGGAAGCAATAACTCTTCTTCATCCTCTACCAGCATCTTCTTTAATTGATCATTTGTTTTCAGATGCTAATTTTTTAGCATCTTCTTCTTTATAAAATGATCCAATTGGTTTAGAGGGATTTTGAAAAGCAATATCATTTTTATCAACAACTGTTTGAGTAATTATGGTGGCAACATTTTTATTAATTGACCTTTTTGAAAGTTCAAAGTTTAAAGCATTTTGAAGATGATAACCAATATAACCCTGACTCATGCTTCCGCATTCAGGAAAATCAACAATTGGAGAATTTTTATTTACCTCATTTGCTAAACTAAATCCTAAATTTATCATTCCAACCTGTGGGCCATTTCCATGAACAATTGTTAATGAATGTCCCTCTTCAATAATATCAACTAAATATTTAGCTGTGTTTTTTACTATTTGTTTTTGTTCTGAGGGTGAATTACCAAGTGCATTACCCCCAATAGCTATTACTATTTTTGACATATTTTTTCCTTTTCTAAATTATGCAATGTTTTCTGCACCTTTAATTCCACTTATTGCTCCACCAATTAAAAGTAGCGCAAAACTTGCTAATGTTAAAATTAGTATAATTTTTCACATATTTTTTAAATATTGACCATAATCAATTTTTGCAATTGAAATCGCCCCCATTACAACACCTGAAGTTGGTGTAAATAAATTTAATATTCCACAAGCAAATGAAAATGCTGTAATTATTCCCGATGTTAAAACATTAGGATCTTTTGCCATAACTCCTTGCAACAGTGGAATTACCGCTGTTGCAAAACCTGATGTTGATGGTATTAAAAATGATAATGGTAAAAAAGCAATAAATAATACCATTAAAATAACAATGCTGTTTCCCATATTTCCAACTGAATTAGCTAAACCATTAACAAATAACTCTTGCATATGAGAGGTAGTTAAAATGAAACCAACACCTGCGGCTGTAGCAATTATTAAACAAACAGATAATATATCTGAAGCACCTAATAAAAATTCTTTGATGAATTTATCTTCTCCCAGACCATTAACAATTCCTAAAACAATTGAACCTATTAAAAACATTGCGGCCACAATATCTAATCCACCGTGACCAAATCCATCTGCCTTACCAGTTAAATAAGGAAAATTAATAATTACATTTTTTCCAAATCTTTCCATAATATCTGTTTTAAAAATTGCATCTCAATTTACTAAATAGCAAATCATAAAAGTAAGAACAAGAAAAAATATTATAATTGTGGTTTTTCTTCTTCCATTCATTTCAATTTTTTCTATTTTTTCTGATAAAAAGAATTTTTTATCTTCTTCTAGTGTTTTAAAAAAACATGATTTTTGTGGATTTCTTTTAATTTTATATGCATAAATAATTACAAATGTTATTGAGATGGTGGTTAATACTAATCAAGAAACTATTCTTCAAACAAGTCCATCTCCAACACTTGTTTTAATATCTTTAATACCATTAATTGCAACACCTATCAAAAATGGGTTTACAGTTGAAGCTAAAACTCCCACTCCAGCTCCAAGCATAACAATTAAAAAACCTACTCATTTATCAAATCCGGCAGCAATCATCAATGGAATGCATATTAAATAAAATCCCAATGATTCTTCAGCCATTCCTTCTGTTGTTCCACATATTGAGAAAAATGTCATTAATGGAATGATTGCTCAAATTTCTTTACCTTTCATTTTTCTGGTTATACCTTGTGAAAATCCTTCTAACGCCTTAGAAGAAACAACAATTGTTATAAATGAACCAAGTATTAAAATAAAAATTAAAATGTCTGCTTTACCAATAAAACCTTTTATTGGAGCTCAAAATATATCAAATATCCCCATAGCCTCAATATTTGTGTTTTGATTATTTACTTTTGTACTTACTCCAGATCATTTTAAAAATCAAGATATAATTACTAGCGCTGCAATTATTATCATTAAAATACTAAATGCCGACAACATTTTAAAATGAAACTTATGTTTTGATTTTGTTTTAATCATATACCTCCTTTTTTAATATAAAGAAGAAATTATTTACCTATTGTCGCAACCATAATTGCTTTAATTGAATGTAAACGGTTTTCTGCTTCTTCAAACACTCATGATCTTTTTGATTCAAATACATCATTTGTGACTTCCATTTCTTTTAATCCAAATTTTTCATGAATTTCTTTTCCAATGTTGGTATTTAAATCATGATAAGATGGTAAACAATGCATAAATATTGCTTCCTTATCAGCAACCTCAAATAATTTTTTATTTACTTGATAAGGTTTTAAAAGTTTAATTCTTTCTTCTCAAACTTCTTTTGGTTCTCCCATTGAAACCCAAATATCAGTATAAATAACGTGTGCGCCTTTGGCTGCTGTCAAAGGATCTTCTACAAACTCTAATTTAGCACCTGTTTCTTTTGCAATTTCTTTACATTTATTAATTATAGTTTCATTAGGTCACAATTTTTTAGGACCACATGCTACAAAGTGAACACCCAATTTAGCACCACAAATCATTAAAGAATTAGCAACATTATTTCTTGCATCACCAAAAAATACAACTTTAATTCCTTTTAAATCTTGACCAAATTTTTCTCTCATTGTCATATAGTCTGCAATCATTTGTGTTGGGTGATATAGTTCAGAAAGCCCATTATAAACTGGAACCCCTGCATATTTCGCTAATTCATCACAATCAGATTGTTTCATACATCTAAATTCAATAGCATCATACATTCTTCCTAAAACTCTTGCTGTATCAGCAATAGATTCTTTAATTCCCATTTGTGAACCTTCAGCTCCAATGTATGTAACATGTGCACCTTGATCTAATGCAGCAACTTCAAACGCGCATCTAGTTCTTGTTGATGTTTTTTGAAATAAAATTACAATATTTTTACCTTTTAAATTTTCTTGTTCATTACCTGCATATTTTGCACGTTTTAAATCTCTAGACAAATCTAATAAGTACTCAATTTCTCTTGTAGAAAAATCAAGTAGTGTTAATAAATTTCTTCCTTTTAAATTAATCATTTTAATTCTCCTGTTCTTTTATATATTTTCTCTTTCGATTGGCATTGACATACATCTTGGCCCACCGCGCCCTCTTGATAATTCACTTGAAGGAACTTCTAAGACTTTAACGCCAGCATCTTTTAACATTGAAATAGTTTTGTGATTACGTTCATAAGCGATAACTACTCCTGGTTTAATTGTTAAAACATTAGTACCATCATTTCATTGTTCTCTACCGGCAGCAATTTTATCTTCACCACCACATTTAATAATTATTGGTTCTTTTCCAATTAATTCTTTCAATAGTTCTGAAAGTGATTGATTTAATAATTCTTTTTTATTTTCTGTTATTTTGTAAATTTTGAATAAATTTTCATCGTCAAATATTAATGGATGAGCAATAAATTTATCATAGTCAATATTTGTGAACACAGTATCTAAATGCATGT
Protein-coding sequences here:
- a CDS encoding YfcC family protein translates to MIKTKSKHKFHFKMLSAFSILMIIIAALVIISWFLKWSGVSTKVNNQNTNIEAMGIFDIFWAPIKGFIGKADILIFILILGSFITIVVSSKALEGFSQGITRKMKGKEIWAIIPLMTFFSICGTTEGMAEESLGFYLICIPLMIAAGFDKWVGFLIVMLGAGVGVLASTVNPFLIGVAINGIKDIKTSVGDGLVWRIVSWLVLTTISITFVIIYAYKIKRNPQKSCFFKTLEEDKKFFLSEKIEKIEMNGRRKTTIIIFFLVLTFMICYLVNWDAIFKTDIMERFGKNVIINFPYLTGKADGFGHGGLDIVAAMFLIGSIVLGIVNGLGEDKFIKEFLLGASDILSVCLIIATAAGVGFILTTSHMQELFVNGLANSVGNMGNSIVILMVLFIAFLPLSFLIPSTSGFATAVIPLLQGVMAKDPNVLTSGIITAFSFACGILNLFTPTSGVVMGAISIAKIDYGQYLKNMWKIILILTLASFALLLIGGAISGIKGAENIA
- a CDS encoding thymidine kinase, with translation MPILNYKTGWIELIVGCMFAGKTEEFIRRLLRYKYGKKNIVVFKPEIDKRYSVTKVQTHHGVSIDAVPVKDTEELLKALNEIEKTKKVDVIGIDELQFFDTKIVDVVSQLADNGYIIVANGLDKDFMSNPFKNVYELLPQAEYVEKLSAICFVCGGLANKTQRIDIKKGEEASPDSPIILISGANEYQARCRHCYVKPK
- a CDS encoding bifunctional oligoribonuclease/PAP phosphatase NrnA, whose translation is MAKNKIYKDISNVIKKYKNIIIAKHVMPDWDAQGSAVGLAEIIKENYKDKNVFIVGDNLNKNETFDDKKLNENLIKESLLITVDVANFERIDFKFWNQANKIIKIDHHKKTDSDFGDYKLIDEHIPACTQVIFEWALAMKYKINKLAAENLFKGLVTDTGRFLYNEVNENTMIMGSKLFSLGINHVDIYSSLYSIPLNLQIWKNKMFSKIVWNKEKKYAYLIIKKEDYENIVSLENVKMCLSLMSGLKEIDLWFLGYEKNDTEIKLSLRSKYLDVDNIAKKFNGGGHKYAAGCSLNNFNDIKKVIEEIENSGGQ
- the arcC gene encoding carbamate kinase, with product MSKIVIAIGGNALGNSPSEQKQIVKNTAKYLVDIIEEGHSLTIVHGNGPQVGMINLGFSLANEVNKNSPIVDFPECGSMSQGYIGYHLQNALNFELSKRSINKNVATIITQTVVDKNDIAFQNPSKPIGSFYKEEDAKKLASENKWSIKEDAGRGWRRVIASPKPIDIVEKEVIKKMMESNFVTITAGGGGIPVIKEKDEYVGVAAVIDKDFAAAKVAEIIKADKFIILTAVNKVMINYKKENQISLDEISLLDCKKYIDENQFAPGSMLPKIQAAMSFVEKTKIESYIGSLEEAKNVIHGKGGTKIF
- the argF gene encoding ornithine carbamoyltransferase, which codes for MINLKGRNLLTLLDFSTREIEYLLDLSRDLKRAKYAGNEQENLKGKNIVILFQKTSTRTRCAFEVAALDQGAHVTYIGAEGSQMGIKESIADTARVLGRMYDAIEFRCMKQSDCDELAKYAGVPVYNGLSELYHPTQMIADYMTMREKFGQDLKGIKVVFFGDARNNVANSLMICGAKLGVHFVACGPKKLWPNETIINKCKEIAKETGAKLEFVEDPLTAAKGAHVIYTDIWVSMGEPKEVWEERIKLLKPYQVNKKLFEVADKEAIFMHCLPSYHDLNTNIGKEIHEKFGLKEMEVTNDVFESKRSWVFEEAENRLHSIKAIMVATIGK
- the prfA gene encoding peptide chain release factor 1, whose translation is MDKKTIEVLEAILKKVELIDNNLADPNVTKNMENFKKLNKEKSAIVDVAEKYKEYKAAEKNYEEAKTILKTEKDKDLKELAALEIEESEEKMNKLNEEIHLMLLPKDPNNDKNIIMEIRGAAGGDEANIFAGDLFRMYSKYAEKNNWKINILDRSDSPAGGFAQISLMIKGKDVYSKLKFESGSHRVQRVPKTESKGRVQTSTATVAVLPEMNDVEIEIKPSDLRIDTYRSSGAGGQHVNTTDSAVRITHIPTGIVAASQDGRSQHDNKATAMMMIRSKVYEAEQAKQQSEADSLRKNAVGTGDRSEKIRTYNYGQNRVTDHRINMTLQKLDQFMEGNIDEIIEGLIKDEQKQLIEKNNI
- the rpmE gene encoding 50S ribosomal protein L31, producing the protein MPKENIHPKYFDNATFICATCGNKLIVGTTLSQDVRIDTCSKCHPFYTGKQNFSNTEGRVEKFKERFAQKEKLEAKHFETKSENKKHNKKEKIVRDLSDLKELSKVTSSNDGETKEIKVAAKKEEKTSEVKVNNKETEAKK